In Caloramator mitchellensis, one DNA window encodes the following:
- a CDS encoding type I phosphomannose isomerase catalytic subunit → MLYPLFFEPVYKEIIWGGRKLEKYFNRNIPDGNIAESWEVSCHKSGMSIIRNGELKGTTLKEVIDSYGEIILGKKYNSFPLLVKLIDANDKLSVQVHPDDDYAKKFENQFGKTEMWYVIDAKENAQLVYGLKSEISKEKFIEAINLNKVEECLNYVNVSKGDVIFIPSGTVHAIMDGLLLAEIQQSSDVTYRLYDWNRVDKEGKRRELHIDKALDVINFNFEGNVLKPEFKSFDGYEIADAIKCPYFEVSIIKVNLSYKSNCNGSFKVYTAVEGEGEVLYNGISYKINCGDSFLMPAELDEYEILGKITLLETKA, encoded by the coding sequence TTGTTGTATCCTTTGTTTTTTGAGCCTGTATATAAGGAAATAATATGGGGAGGAAGAAAATTAGAAAAATACTTTAATCGAAATATACCCGATGGAAATATAGCAGAAAGCTGGGAGGTTTCTTGCCATAAAAGTGGAATGAGCATCATTAGAAACGGCGAACTAAAAGGGACAACTTTGAAGGAAGTAATAGATTCATACGGTGAAATAATTCTTGGGAAAAAATATAACTCTTTCCCACTTCTAGTTAAATTGATTGATGCAAATGATAAACTTTCCGTTCAGGTTCATCCTGATGATGATTATGCTAAAAAGTTTGAAAATCAATTTGGCAAAACAGAAATGTGGTATGTGATAGATGCTAAGGAAAATGCTCAATTAGTTTATGGTTTAAAGAGTGAAATATCAAAAGAAAAATTTATTGAAGCGATAAATTTAAACAAGGTTGAGGAATGTTTAAATTATGTAAATGTATCTAAAGGTGATGTGATCTTCATTCCTTCTGGAACCGTTCATGCAATTATGGATGGGTTATTGCTTGCAGAAATACAGCAGAGCAGTGATGTAACATATAGGCTTTATGATTGGAATAGAGTTGATAAAGAAGGAAAAAGGCGAGAACTTCATATTGATAAGGCGCTTGATGTAATCAATTTTAATTTTGAAGGAAATGTGTTAAAACCAGAGTTTAAATCATTTGACGGCTATGAAATTGCAGATGCAATAAAGTGCCCTTATTTCGAAGTAAGTATAATCAAAGTCAATCTAAGTTATAAATCAAACTGTAATGGTAGTTTCAAAGTATACACAGCTGTAGAAGGAGAAGGAGAAGTTTTATACAATGGAATCTCATATAAAATAAATTGCGGCGACAGTTTCTTGATGCCAGCAGAACTTGATGAATATGAAATATTAGGCAAAATAACTTTATTAGAAACTAAAGCCTAA
- a CDS encoding small, acid-soluble spore protein, alpha/beta type: MTTPFKKIVKSKIKAKKELSEKEKEREKIKFEIAEELGLIDKVRKYGWSGLTAEETGRIGGIMTKLNKDAGRKWNE, translated from the coding sequence ATGACTACGCCCTTCAAAAAAATTGTAAAGTCTAAAATTAAGGCTAAAAAAGAGCTTTCTGAAAAGGAAAAGGAAAGAGAAAAAATTAAATTCGAAATAGCTGAAGAATTAGGACTTATAGATAAAGTTAGAAAATATGGATGGAGCGGATTAACTGCAGAAGAAACTGGACGCATTGGAGGAATAATGACCAAATTAAATAAGGACGCTGGACGAAAGTGGAATGAATAA
- a CDS encoding aspartate-semialdehyde dehydrogenase — protein sequence MPKVAVVGATGMVGRMMLNVLEERNFPIDELYLFASAKSAGLEIEFKNKKYIVEELKEDSFDRGIDIALFSAGASTSLKFAKIAASKGCVVIDNSSAWRMDEEVPLVVPEVNPEDIKWNKGIIANPNCSTIQAVVALKPLDLKYKIKRIVYSTYQAVSGAGQSGYEDLKNGVQGIAPKKFQHPIAFNVIPHIDVFMEDGYTKEEIKMINETRKIMHRPDLKVTATTVRVPVYHGHSESINVEFEKDFKLHEVKEILRNSPGIILMDDPNNNIYPMPIYAEGKNEVFVGRLRRDDSVDFGLNMWVVADNIRKGAATNAVQIAELLISK from the coding sequence ATGCCAAAGGTTGCTGTGGTTGGTGCTACCGGTATGGTAGGCAGAATGATGTTAAATGTTTTAGAGGAGAGAAATTTCCCTATTGATGAGCTTTATTTGTTTGCTTCAGCTAAGTCTGCTGGATTGGAGATTGAGTTTAAAAATAAAAAATATATCGTAGAAGAGCTAAAGGAGGATTCTTTCGATAGAGGTATTGACATTGCGCTTTTCTCAGCTGGAGCTTCAACAAGTTTAAAATTTGCTAAAATTGCTGCATCTAAAGGATGTGTTGTTATAGACAATAGTTCAGCATGGAGAATGGATGAGGAAGTGCCTCTTGTAGTGCCAGAGGTTAATCCTGAAGATATAAAATGGAATAAGGGTATAATTGCAAATCCAAACTGCTCAACTATTCAAGCAGTGGTTGCACTTAAACCACTCGATTTGAAATATAAAATAAAAAGAATAGTCTACTCAACATATCAGGCAGTATCAGGTGCTGGTCAGAGCGGATATGAGGATTTAAAAAATGGGGTTCAAGGCATAGCTCCTAAAAAGTTTCAACACCCAATTGCATTTAATGTTATACCTCATATAGATGTTTTTATGGAAGATGGCTACACTAAAGAAGAAATTAAAATGATTAATGAAACAAGAAAAATAATGCACAGACCTGATTTAAAGGTTACTGCTACAACTGTAAGAGTTCCAGTTTATCATGGCCATAGCGAATCCATAAACGTTGAATTTGAGAAAGATTTCAAATTGCATGAAGTTAAAGAAATATTGAGAAATAGCCCAGGGATTATACTTATGGACGACCCGAACAATAATATTTATCCTATGCCAATTTATGCTGAAGGTAAAAACGAAGTTTTTGTTGGAAGATTAAGAAGAGATGATAGTGTTGATTTTGGTTTAAATATGTGGGTAGTTGCAGATAATATCAGAAAAGGTGCCGCAACAAATGCAGTTCAAATTGCTGAGCTACTAATCAGCAAATGA
- the dapA gene encoding 4-hydroxy-tetrahydrodipicolinate synthase — protein sequence MTLFKGSGVAIVTPFREDGVDFKKLEELIEWHIQEKTDAIIVCGTTGEGSTMSEQEKKETIKFTVDVVKGRIPVIAGTGSNNTKVAVEMSKWADSIGVDGLLVITPYYNKTTQRGAVEHFKAVASAVKKPIIIYNVPSRTGFNILPETLYELSRVDNIAAVKEASGNISQIAEIAQLCGDDLDIYSGNDDQVVPMLALGAKGVISVVANIIPRDTHDMCEKWFNGDIKGSKELQLKMIQLIKALFIETNPIPVKTAMNLMGMNVGHLRLPLVDMSPKNLEVLKKEMLNYGIRI from the coding sequence ATGACTTTATTCAAGGGTTCAGGCGTTGCAATAGTAACACCTTTTAGGGAAGACGGAGTTGACTTTAAAAAGCTAGAAGAGCTTATAGAATGGCATATCCAGGAGAAAACCGACGCTATAATTGTTTGCGGAACTACAGGCGAAGGTTCTACAATGAGTGAACAGGAAAAAAAGGAAACAATCAAATTCACAGTTGATGTCGTTAAAGGAAGAATTCCTGTTATAGCTGGAACTGGTTCAAACAACACTAAGGTTGCTGTTGAAATGTCAAAATGGGCAGACTCTATAGGAGTAGATGGACTTTTGGTTATAACTCCCTATTATAACAAAACAACGCAAAGGGGAGCTGTTGAGCACTTTAAAGCTGTTGCATCAGCAGTTAAGAAGCCTATCATTATATATAATGTTCCATCAAGAACAGGATTCAATATACTTCCTGAAACATTATATGAGCTTTCAAGGGTTGATAACATAGCTGCTGTTAAGGAAGCAAGCGGTAATATATCTCAAATAGCAGAAATTGCACAACTTTGTGGTGACGATTTGGACATTTATTCAGGAAATGACGACCAAGTAGTTCCTATGCTTGCACTTGGCGCAAAGGGTGTTATTTCAGTTGTAGCAAACATTATTCCAAGAGATACTCATGACATGTGTGAAAAATGGTTTAATGGCGACATTAAAGGTTCAAAAGAACTTCAATTAAAAATGATTCAGCTTATTAAAGCACTTTTCATTGAAACCAATCCAATTCCAGTTAAAACTGCAATGAATTTAATGGGAATGAACGTTGGACACTTGAGGCTTCCACTTGTTGATATGTCTCCAAAGAACCTTGAAGTTTTGAAGAAAGAAATGCTTAATTATGGAATTAGGATATAG
- the dapB gene encoding 4-hydroxy-tetrahydrodipicolinate reductase gives MRVLLHGCNGRMGQVLTRIISQLEDMNVVAGVDREPNKYNNNYPVYDNLTKVQEEVDVLIDFSNHTALDSVLEFGLKRNVALVICTTGFTPEEKTKMREASKNIPVLNSANMSIGINLLNKILGQVAPVLYGDFDIEIIEKHHNQKLDSPSGTALMLADAINASLDNSLEYVYGRHSKTEKRQQNELGIHAIRGGAIVGEHSVIFAGAGEVIEINHSALSRDVFAYGAIRAAKFLSGKEAGFYTMSDVIG, from the coding sequence ATGAGAGTTTTACTGCATGGTTGTAATGGAAGAATGGGACAGGTCTTGACAAGGATAATTTCACAGCTAGAGGATATGAATGTTGTTGCAGGAGTTGATAGAGAGCCAAATAAATATAATAATAACTACCCTGTATATGATAACCTTACTAAAGTTCAGGAAGAAGTTGACGTTTTAATAGATTTTTCAAACCATACAGCACTTGATTCTGTATTGGAGTTTGGGCTTAAAAGAAATGTAGCGCTTGTAATCTGCACAACTGGATTTACTCCAGAAGAAAAGACAAAAATGAGAGAAGCTTCGAAAAATATTCCAGTTCTTAATTCGGCAAATATGTCAATTGGAATCAATTTGTTAAACAAAATACTAGGTCAAGTAGCACCTGTATTATACGGTGATTTTGATATAGAAATAATAGAAAAACATCATAATCAAAAATTAGACTCTCCAAGCGGAACTGCTCTTATGCTTGCCGATGCAATTAACGCTTCACTTGACAATAGTTTAGAATATGTGTATGGAAGACATTCTAAAACAGAAAAAAGACAGCAAAATGAACTTGGTATACATGCAATTAGAGGGGGTGCTATAGTAGGCGAGCACTCGGTAATATTTGCAGGTGCAGGGGAAGTTATTGAGATAAATCATTCTGCCCTATCTCGTGATGTTTTCGCCTATGGTGCTATAAGAGCTGCTAAGTTCTTATCTGGCAAAGAAGCTGGATTTTATACTATGAGCGACGTAATAGGATAA
- a CDS encoding aminotransferase A: MNKRLKEIQISGIRRFYNLVSQYKDAISLTIGQPDFPTPEHVKVAAKLALDNNKTVYTNNAGIIELRRAISNYYKKYGLNYNPEDEVIVTNGASEGIYLALNTILEVGDEVILPGPIYPGYEPVIKLCGAVPVFVDTTNNGFKLTAESIKDKLSSKTKCIIIPTPSNPTGVVLSYDELSKIASLVSNKDIFIVSDEIYSELVYDFEHTSIASFKEVFDNTIVINGLSKSHSMTGFRIGYTLAPKYITCEMIKLHQYINSCASSIGQYAALEALTNGLDDASPMREEYKKRRDFVYKRLIEIGFDVIKPNGAFYIFPSIKKFGLSSLDFATKLLESEKVAVVPGDAFSHLGEGYIRISYASSMDTLEEGLNRIGIFLKKL, from the coding sequence ATGAACAAGCGTTTAAAGGAGATTCAAATTTCAGGAATTAGAAGATTTTATAACTTAGTCTCACAATATAAGGATGCAATTTCCCTAACTATTGGACAGCCCGATTTCCCAACTCCAGAACATGTTAAGGTGGCTGCGAAATTAGCTCTTGATAATAATAAAACTGTTTATACCAATAATGCTGGAATTATTGAATTAAGAAGAGCCATTTCAAATTACTATAAAAAATATGGATTAAACTATAATCCAGAGGATGAAGTAATTGTTACCAACGGTGCAAGTGAAGGAATTTATTTAGCCTTAAATACTATACTTGAAGTGGGTGACGAGGTAATACTTCCTGGTCCGATTTATCCTGGTTATGAGCCGGTTATAAAGCTTTGCGGTGCTGTTCCTGTTTTTGTAGACACTACAAATAACGGTTTCAAATTGACTGCTGAATCAATCAAGGATAAGCTAAGCAGCAAAACAAAGTGCATAATAATACCAACTCCATCGAATCCCACAGGCGTTGTTCTAAGCTATGATGAATTATCAAAAATCGCCTCTTTAGTTAGTAATAAAGATATATTTATAGTTTCAGACGAAATATATAGCGAGCTTGTTTATGATTTTGAACATACATCCATAGCAAGTTTTAAAGAGGTTTTTGATAATACTATTGTAATTAATGGACTTTCAAAGTCCCACTCCATGACTGGTTTTAGAATAGGCTATACCCTTGCGCCTAAATACATAACTTGTGAAATGATTAAACTTCACCAATATATAAATTCTTGCGCATCTTCAATAGGTCAGTATGCAGCTCTCGAGGCATTAACTAATGGCCTTGATGATGCATCCCCAATGAGGGAGGAATATAAAAAAAGACGTGATTTTGTATATAAAAGGTTAATTGAAATTGGATTTGATGTAATAAAACCTAACGGTGCCTTTTATATTTTCCCTTCAATTAAGAAATTTGGCTTATCTTCATTGGATTTTGCAACAAAGCTACTTGAAAGTGAAAAGGTAGCAGTCGTTCCAGGAGATGCGTTTTCTCATCTTGGTGAAGGATATATAAGAATATCCTATGCAAGCTCTATGGATACTTTAGAAGAAGGATTAAACAGGATTGGAATATTTCTCAAAAAATTATAA